One genomic window of [Clostridium] scindens ATCC 35704 includes the following:
- a CDS encoding GNAT family N-acetyltransferase, translating into MYTVSILQAKTDSEIQDIATLAEDIWHQHFTPIIGEAQVNYMVNKFQSHPAIKSQVENNGYEYYQIYSSHTLAGYAGIHPEEDALFLSKLYIKKDFRGQHLATEAMNFLINLCKERGHKKIWLTCNKYNANTLAIYNHLGFVITDAQMTDIGNGFVMDDYILTYEIQ; encoded by the coding sequence ATGTACACAGTAAGTATATTGCAGGCAAAGACAGACAGTGAGATTCAAGACATTGCCACCTTGGCAGAAGACATCTGGCATCAGCATTTTACTCCAATTATCGGAGAAGCACAGGTTAATTACATGGTGAATAAGTTCCAGTCTCATCCGGCTATCAAATCACAGGTCGAGAACAACGGATATGAGTATTACCAGATCTACAGTTCCCACACATTAGCCGGATACGCTGGCATTCATCCAGAGGAGGACGCACTCTTCTTAAGCAAACTTTACATAAAAAAAGACTTCCGCGGACAGCATCTCGCTACGGAAGCAATGAATTTCCTGATTAATCTCTGTAAAGAACGGGGGCATAAAAAGATCTGGCTGACTTGTAATAAGTATAATGCGAATACACTGGCAATTTATAACCACTTGGGATTCGTAATTACAGATGCTCAAATGACTGATATAGGGAATGGGTTTGTGATGGATGATTATATCCTGACGTATGAAATCCAATAA
- a CDS encoding ABC transporter ATP-binding protein, whose product MDRFVSLEGVKKVYNMGEVKIMAAAGIDFQIKKGEFAVVVGPSGAGKTTVLNILGGMDTATEGKVLVDGQDIATYSQKQLTAYRRDDIGFVFQFYNLIPNLTALENVELALQICKDPMDAADVLEEVGLGERLNNFPAQLSGGEQQRVSIARALAKNPKLLLCDEPTGALDYNTGKAILKLLQDTCRNKGMTVILITHNSAIAPMADRVIKIKNGKVSDIIENKYPVSVETIEW is encoded by the coding sequence ATGGACAGGTTTGTGTCATTAGAGGGCGTGAAAAAGGTATACAATATGGGCGAGGTTAAGATCATGGCCGCCGCGGGAATCGACTTCCAGATCAAGAAGGGCGAATTCGCGGTAGTGGTAGGGCCAAGCGGCGCAGGGAAGACCACGGTTCTTAACATTCTGGGGGGCATGGATACGGCGACGGAAGGGAAGGTCCTGGTGGATGGACAGGATATCGCTACCTATTCCCAGAAGCAGCTTACAGCGTACCGCAGGGATGACATTGGCTTCGTATTCCAATTCTATAATCTGATCCCTAACCTGACCGCGCTTGAGAATGTGGAACTGGCGCTGCAGATATGCAAAGATCCTATGGATGCGGCAGACGTGCTGGAAGAAGTGGGATTGGGGGAGCGGCTGAACAACTTTCCGGCACAGCTTTCCGGAGGGGAGCAGCAAAGAGTATCGATCGCCAGGGCTTTGGCCAAGAATCCGAAGCTTCTGCTGTGCGACGAGCCCACAGGGGCGCTGGATTACAATACAGGAAAAGCCATTCTCAAACTGCTGCAGGATACCTGCCGCAACAAGGGAATGACGGTCATACTGATTACGCATAATTCGGCTATAGCGCCAATGGCGGATCGCGTGATAAAGATTAAGAACGGAAAAGTTTCTGACATTATAGAGAATAAATATCCTGTATCGGTTGAGACGATAGAGTGGTAG